From Lolium perenne isolate Kyuss_39 chromosome 5, Kyuss_2.0, whole genome shotgun sequence, a single genomic window includes:
- the LOC127299227 gene encoding membrane magnesium transporter encodes MGIGYVLGAIGGALLVHAAYATIQYRAVLKITEEEFSHPPFDVIIQLLVGLALCMWAGVSVPAKFLSVLPHSEENRIVSLPANLDFMIFNHRGRALPSDADLKLKI; translated from the exons ATGGGGATCGGCTACGTGCTCGGCGCcatcggcggcgccctcctcgtcCACGCCGCCTACGCCACCATCCAAT ATCGCGCGGTACTCAAGATCACGGAAGAGGAGTTCTCGCACCCGCCCTTCGAT GTGATCATTCAGTTGCTTGTGGGTCTGGCCTTGTGCATGTGGGCTGGTGTCTCTGTTCCAGCCAAGTTCCTTTCGGTGCTCCCACATTCCGAGGAGAATAG GATCGTATCGCTCCCAGCGAACCTGGATTTCATGATCTTCAACCACCGTGGTAGGGCGCTACCTTCAGACGCAGACTTGAAGCTGAAGATATGA